One window of the Yamadazyma tenuis chromosome 6, complete sequence genome contains the following:
- a CDS encoding uncharacterized protein (COG:S; EggNog:ENOG503P5S9): MSKTALIEVDRFVFSAFDADVSQRFIQSSPYTEKEHFLDLETLSYEHRVLALALQSFQVTSEDYATGGYFDSFNIEDVVREARAIAARLGKPLQPFSVYIVAFRSKLFDNVRVSAEKRATLGDIDKDSHLEANISGGLLKYFFGVPDQDGNNLATCWWVDKDYAQRGGGGKAHRNGVKVVRSWYQKWQIEEYVLNVAESLISFGSYNS; encoded by the coding sequence ATGAGTAAAACGGCCTTGATCGAAGTGGATCGCTTTGTGTTCCTGGCCTTTGATGCTGATGTCAGCCAGAGATTCATTCAGTCTTCTCCGTATACAGAAAAGGAACACTTTCTTGACTTAGAAACCCTCAGCTATGAGCATCGAGTCCTTGCTTTGGCACTACAATCATTCCAGGTTACAAGTGAGGATTATGCCACTGGTGGATATTTTGACTCCTTTaatattgaagatgtggTTCGTGAGGCGCGAGCCATCGCTGCGAGGTTGGGGAAAcctttgcagccattttcGGTGTACATAGTCGCATTCAGGTCCAAGTTATTTGATAACGTAAGAGTATCGGCCGAGAAACGAGCGACTCTTGGAGACATCGATAAAGATTCCCATTTGGAGGCCAATATCTCGGGAGGCCTTTTAAAGTACTTTTTTGGAGTCCCAGACCAAGACGGTAATAACCTTGCAACATGCTGGTGGGTAGATAAGGATTATGCTCAAAGAGGTGGAGGCGGTAAGGCTCATCGTAACGGTGTCAAAGTTGTTCGTAGTTGGTACCAAAAATGGCAAATAGAAGAATACGTATTGAATGTGGCAGAAAGTTTAATTAGTTTTGGACTGTACAATTCGTAA